A single window of Larimichthys crocea isolate SSNF chromosome XII, L_crocea_2.0, whole genome shotgun sequence DNA harbors:
- the elof1 gene encoding transcription elongation factor 1 homolog produces MGRRKSKRKPPPKKKMTGNLDIQFTCPFCNHEKSCDVKMERTRNTGIISCSVCLEEFQTPITYLSEPVDVYSDWIDACEAANQ; encoded by the exons ATGGGGCGCAGGAAGTCAAAGAGGAAACCACCTCCCAAGAAGAAGATGACAGGTAACCTGGACATCCAGTTCACCTGTCCGTTCTGTAACCACGAGAAGTCCTGCGATGTCAAAAT GGAGCGAACCAGAAACACAGGAATCATATCGTGCAGTGTTTGTCTGGAGGAGTTCCAGACGCCTATAACCT ATCTGTCCGAGCCAGTGGATGTTTACAGTGATTGGATCGATGCCTGTGAAGCGGCCAATCAATAG
- the tmem205 gene encoding transmembrane protein 205 yields MVTEGEPTDLVKVLHLLVLSFTWGMQVWVTFISGFALVWQVTRHTFGLVQSKLFPVYFYSLMGSNVVSLAVYAVYHPRELLDWHESVQMGFYFMALIMAGLNAQWFGPAGTEVMFQMWEVEKEHGLGNQIGMGSQKEAYAKLKEQDPKYRAYRTTFGRYHGLSSLCNLIGFICTTTNLIYMALNLSTI; encoded by the exons ATGGTAACAGAGGGGGAGCCCACAGACTTGGTCAAAGTGCTACACCTCCTGGTGCTCTCATTCACCTGGGGCATGCAGGTCTGGGTCACCTTCATATCAG GTTTTGCATTGGTGTGGCAGGTTACTCGGCACACCTTTGGCCTGGTGCAAAGCAAACTCTTCCCTGTGTACTTCTACAGTCTGATGGGCAGCAATGTTGTCAGCCTGGCTGTGTATGCTGTGTACCACCCCAGAGAGCTGCTGGACTGGCACGAAAGTGTGCAG ATGGGTTTCTACTTCATGGCGTTGATCATGGCAGGTCTGAACGCACAGTGGTTCGGCCCAGCGGGCACTGAGGTGATGTTCCAGATGtgggaggtggagaaggagcaTGGCCTGGGGAATCAGATTGGCATGGGCAGCCAGAAAGAAGCTTACGCTAAGCTCAAAGAGCAGGACCCCAAGTACAGAGCCTACAGGACGACGTTCGGCCGCTACCACGGCTTGTCCAGCCTCTGCAACCTGATTGGGTTTATCTGCACTACAACTAATCTGATCTACATGGCTCTGAATTTATCCACCATTTAG